AAGAGCCAGAGAGCTCCTCTCCCGTGATCCCAAGGTCATAGCTGTAGTTCTTCACATTCCATACTGGGATGGAGACTGCAAATCCAAAGTCTGCATAGTACTGGATTTCTCTCACATAATGTGGAGATGGGGGGATGGAGCAGAGTAGCTTGACACAGTTCCCGGATCTATAGACCTGCTGCTGAGGatccaaggacagagatggggCCACAggagcagctggggaaaaaaaccacccaaaacacaAGACAACACACAATGTAAACAACCAGATATCTATTTACATCAGGACCTGTGCGCAAAACCCATGATTTTTCACAATGTAACTACTCGGACTCAACAAAGGGACTGCAAAAGCGGTGAATTGTTCTGCTGACTACCACTGGGGCAAACACAGAGCCTTGGACTACAGAACAGCTTCTGGGGTCACTCGTGGCTCTCTTTTCCATGCCCTTCTggaaccatgggcagatgaaaagAGATGATTCCCAGAGATAAGAAATCAAAAGAGCTTAAGCGATTTCTTTGTCCTCACTGAAGTgcagaaaagaagcatttttacatGCCCAAAGTAGGAAGGCCTGTAATACACCCCAAACCCCAATGAAAGGCGTGGGGAGGCTCACTGCTGTAAGACCTCTTGCAGGTGACACAGCTGTTAGGCCAACTTCTTCCTACTTGCTCAGAGAAAACCAGGAGCACAAAAGGAGCTTGTGAGAAGACACAGCAACTTCTTCTGTCCATTGGCAACCCAAGCACAGGGCCATCAAACAAGATGACTCTCGAAAGGGAGACATGCGGTGTCTGGATTGATGGTACCCAAGCCATGCAGACAAGACCAACCTACCCTGAACCTTCACTGAAAGAGGGAGGCTTCTTTTGGAAGGAACTTCTTGTCCCAACTCCTCCACAAAGTACATGCACGTGTACTCCCCAGCAgatgcttctgctgctgtgagctggagCCAGGCTGTTGGGAAGGCGTGAGGTGCTCTTTGGTTAATTTTCTGCCCGCTTTGATTGAAGAACTGAAATCCCCCTATTTTCCTCTCCTTCGGAGCATTGCATACGACAGCAAAACGTTCTCCTTCATAATAGACATCATAACTGGGGTCTGTGGAGATGGTAGGGGCTGGCAGAGGGTctgaggaagaaggaaaggattTGGAGGACGGGAGGGAactttctgaggagaaaaggaaagggagacaTCCCTTTTCCCTCCATTTTACAAAACACAACTCCTCTGCACCTCATTGTCAAAGGTGCATTTCAGCTGGAGACCATTTCGTGAGAGGAATAGCTGCACTTACCTGCAGAGGACACAGTCAACAGTAGCAGATGGAGGAAAGCTGTGAGACAGCAACATTGAGACGACAAGAGAAAGGAGCCTGCAAAAAGGAGAGTAAAGAAGTCATTTATGCAGCAACTTCCCAAAGAAGTCCTGCCCCTTTTGGCCATCAGTCAAGAGGGCAGCCCCTCCCCAGTGCAATGGATTCGTACATCTCAGGGTTCCTTTTTGTGCCACCGTCACACAGAAAGCCTAGATCGACCACCAAGAAAACCTGTGAAAACAATTTCAGATGCCAATGGGAAAAACACCCTACAAAACTCAACGTGTCCCTGAGCTTATCTTTCAGTTACAAGCAGCACATGTTGGATGAGATTATTTGTTCTCTTAGAAGTGATTTGGTGATTGCCAAGAAATTGATTGATATCGGCAGTAGAAAACAAGATCTTGAAACTTAAAGAAAACGGGGCTGTTGAAGTCCTTACAGGGTTAGGGAGGAAGGGAAATATCATAGGTCCTAGCAGGGGAGAAGGGAGGCATTGAGTCAGGGTGCAGGACAGGATGAGCGTGAGGTCTCCTCGCATGGTATACTGGGCTGCAGAAAGGAATCTTTGGGGTTTCTGGCCAGCTATGAgatggtcacaaatccaaaacagtaCCATAGGGGCTGCTTTGAAGAAAACTCGCTCCATCACAGTCAGAGCTAGGAAAGGATCCAGGATCTTGGGTTCTGTTCCTGGCCTGGGAACAGTAACCCGTCCCATCAGCCCTGCACTGGACATCAGTATAGGACTGCACCCCCGTCCACCCAAGAGGAAAAAATTCTGACTCAAATATAATAGGTAAGCCCAAAATCAGTTGGCTGTGTCGCCACAATTCCCTGAATAGCATTTGTGTTTGAGCTCAGGGTGTCTCTGGATCTGGTGAACTCCCACCCCACCCTGATCTCTCATGTCTCTACTCATAAATATCAAACTACACTGGCAAAGccacttttcttcccctttgaTATCTACAGGGAAGTGTCGCAAGTCATCCAGATGCAAAGTCTTGTTTTTAAACTTGTGATGTCCTGGTTAAGAAATATTTTGACTGCTTTGCAAATGGACTTCCAAGAGGTACAGTGGAGGAAATAAGAACCTCACCATtcctaaagcaaaagaaaaacggAAAACTTGTTcatgctgtgggttttttggtttgttttttttccagtttggtgTATTTTTTCTTGATAATGTGAAAAAAACAATCATCTTCTAGACCTTAGCAGTCTCTTCCTTGGGTCCTATAGCATTGACATGAGATGCCAGCAATCGCCAAGCTGCTAACATCTCCAGCTCCATTCATCACATTTCTGTCTCTCCATGGAGAGAGGGCAGCACGTCCCCAAACATTTGccctcttcctttctgcttctcagaaaaaaaagctcAGACTTGGGCAACTTCAGAGTAATCTAAGAACCTGAATTTTGGCCTTGACTTCTGTTGGTCATGCCCTAGAGATTCCTTTACCCTGCATTTGAGTCAAGGAGCTCAGTGTCGTGCAAGTGTTGCCAATATGGAAATTCAGGCTAAGGTCTCAGCTAACACCAAGTTCTCGCAGACCCTTAGGACTCTCTGGTAACAACCTTGGGAGTCCAGGGAATGGGGAGTATGGGAACGAGCAGCAGCGGGGAGCAGGACTCTGAGCCCAGCAATGTGAGAAACAGGGCTGGACTAGCGAGATGAAAGATGCAGTTGGGTAATGTGGTTTTGCCGTTACAAGTGTGAGGCAGCAGATGTAATCAGCTGTTCTCTACTGAAAAGTGTCTCCCCACCCCGAGCGCTTGAATGTAGTGACCTTTGTAATGGGGTGAGAGGAACAGAGGAAGAGGATGCATGCAGGTGTACTGTCCATCTTTTCAGCCCCCACTGATGATGCTGAAAACTTAGTGCTGAACAGAGGCGAGACGGAAACAGACCTGAGCATTTGAAGTCCTGGAGCTCAGTTTTGGCCTGAGATAGATCTTAGTTAGACAGATCGTAAATTTGTTTCACCCCCAACCTGGGACGAACCACTCCTAGTCTGGTTCTCCAGCTAGACCGAAAATGGCAGGAGAACAGCTGATCACATCTGCTTTCCTAACATCTACACCAGGGAAAATGAAAGAATATGGCTGAACTGATATTTTACAGCCAGACTGTTTTGCCACAATGAAGATCGTGTGTTGGGTTGctctccagcaccagcacagcaatGTGTTTTCAGCGAAGTGTTCTTAATTTCCTGCAAATATGGATATCCAGCAGATAGGACACAGCTAACTGCATCAACCCACTGGTGGAAATATGAGAATAGAATagatggaatggaatggaatggaatggaatggaatggaatggaatggaatggaatggaatggaatacaatacaatacaatacaatacaatacaataatatttttcaattggaagggacctacaatgatcatcttgTCCAAGTGCCTGAGAACTTCAGGGCTGATCAAaagaagttaaagcatgttattaagggcgtTGTCCACAttccttttaaacactgacatGGGTGATGTGTTGACCACCTCTGAATGAAGCCTGTTACAGTGTTTGATTACTGAGGGTCTAacagaaggggaggggaggggaggggaggggaggggaggggaggggaggggaggggaggggaggggaggggaggggagggaaggggagaggagaggagaggagaggagaggagaggagaggagaggagaggagaggagaggagaggagaggagaggagaggagaggagaggagaggagaggagaggagaggagaggagaggagaggagaggagaggagaggagaggagaggagaggagaggagacaagCATGGTTATAGAGTGGAGGGTGCAAGACAGGAGGGAAGATTGGACTGAAAGCcagaaaggagagagggagaaagaagagatgaCGGCAGGAAAAGGGAGGACTTGAGAGATATGTAAGGCAGAAAAAGGACTATagatgagagaaaggaaaagaatggagaagggagaggggaagaaatgagagaagagggaaaatgaGAGATAAACATATGCATGGAGGAGacaagaagaggagaggagaggagaggagaggagaggagaggagaggagaggagaggagaggagaggagaggagaggagaggagaggagaggagaggagaggagaggagaggagaggagaggagaggagaggagaggagaggagaggagagaagaggagaggagaggagaggagaggagaggagaggagaggagagagaggtaaAGCAAGGGATGAGAGACTCACTGCGGAATGTCACGAGGTGGTAGGTGATCATGGCACCACAATCCAGGGGTTGCCGAGGGCTCTGTGCAGGCCCGTCAAGAAGAGCAGCGTGCCGCCTGATGGCTCTGTCCTGCCTTTTCCATCTGTCTGACCCGAGCTGGATGGTCAGAGGGGCAGTCAGAGGAAGTGCTGAGCAATGAAGCAGAAGCCACTAACCACAGCTGGGAGACTGGGGGAAGCTACACCCTGGATGTTGCATGTCTTGGGGTTGTCATCGTGTTTTCAGAGATCTTTTCCTCCCCATCTGCTCTAGATCACCTTTAGGCTGTCTCTTTACCCATCAATGATAGTCCACCTCATCCTTCCCTGGAGTCGGGGGACAGAAGGTGGCTGCTACCTACTCTGTCTTACCTTAGGTGTCTTCCTCATAAAGAGTGACAAAGAGGATCAGCTGTAGCAAAGTCCTTCATCCTTGTTCCCATTTCCCAGACTACAGGATCCAacatttcccttctgtttttcccTCGTTCCCATCGTGCCTGTGACCAGCCCAAGTTTGCCAAGCCTAGAGATGTCTGTAGTCTAGTCACCTGCAGCATAAGGGGGAAGGCACATCCGCCCTCAGATAGAACAACAATGGTTTCCACAGCTTCCTCTTGCATTGCACAAGAACTGGGCTGGCACCAGGAGTTGCACAGGGGGCATTTTTGGATCATTTGGAAGCTGCAAAGGACTCCAGGACACATCTTGACTGACATCAACTTCCAGTTTTAAAGTTGGTTCGGATTTTAAAGTCAAAGGAGAACAGAAatgatccttctcttcttccttcttgcCTCCTCCACTGAGACAGAGGAGAGGCTGCAGGTGAGATGCCTTTCAGCAAAGATGCGATCCAGGTAATCCCGAGATCAAATACCACTTTAACTAATCAGGGCCATAGGACAAGCACTTGTGTCATCTTCATTATGGAGTTTCTTGGTAAATCACCTGGCTTGCAACAAGCTTGCTGTCGACAGGTGAAAAGGCTCATAGGAGGCCCTCCAGATGATGTAGACTTTTGCAGTCAATG
This sequence is a window from Opisthocomus hoazin isolate bOpiHoa1 unplaced genomic scaffold, bOpiHoa1.hap1 HAP1_SCAFFOLD_128, whole genome shotgun sequence. Protein-coding genes within it:
- the LOC142359955 gene encoding uncharacterized protein LOC142359955 isoform X2, with the protein product MITYHLVTFRSSFLLSSQCCCLTAFLHLLLLTVSSADPLPAPTISTDPSYDVYYEGERFAVVCNAPKERKIGGFQFFNQSGQKINQRAPHAFPTAWLQLTAAEASAGEYTCMYFVEELGQEVPSKRSLPLSVKVQAAPVAPSLSLDPQQQVYRSGNCVKLLCSIPPSPHYVREIQYYADFGFAVSIPVWNVKNYSYDLGITGEELSGSYSCAYFVIESRRPVRSARSQWTYVKVKSYKFSWIREIVVGGSFFTINGLIFFFSHRLMKRREDQD
- the LOC142359955 gene encoding uncharacterized protein LOC142359955 isoform X1 → MITYHLVTFRSSFLLSSQCCCLTAFLHLLLLTVSSADPLPAPTISTDPSYDVYYEGERFAVVCNAPKERKIGGFQFFNQSGQKINQRAPHAFPTAWLQLTAAEASAGEYTCMYFVEELGQEVPSKRSLPLSVKVQAAPVAPSLSLDPQQQVYRSGNCVKLLCSIPPSPHYVREIQYYADFGFAVSIPVWNVKNYSYDLGITGEELSGSYSCAYFVIESRRPVRSARSQWTYVKVKSYKFSWIREIVVGGSFFTINGLIFFFSHRLMKRRDWEEGFRMD